A region of Natribaculum luteum DNA encodes the following proteins:
- a CDS encoding ribbon-helix-helix domain-containing protein gives MDHNPTSRTSFGCPTDLLEQLDEIAEREDKSRSEKLRELVRQEVEAKGDLDEPQPVLPDDEQLADAYRTLHDRAHAPHKTKPRVKLETAKNKLFTNDTPKSAVLDDLIKPLERLGYISVWPGNQHVWVVVPPMRYTDGEDIVKPAEKVPA, from the coding sequence ATGGACCACAACCCGACGAGTCGAACCTCGTTCGGGTGTCCCACCGATCTCCTCGAGCAGCTCGACGAAATTGCCGAGCGCGAAGACAAGAGCCGGAGTGAGAAGCTTCGCGAACTCGTTCGTCAGGAGGTCGAAGCGAAGGGCGACCTCGACGAACCACAGCCGGTGCTCCCCGACGACGAACAACTCGCCGACGCGTACCGCACGCTTCACGATCGCGCTCACGCTCCCCACAAAACCAAGCCGCGTGTAAAACTCGAGACCGCGAAGAACAAGCTCTTCACCAACGACACGCCGAAGAGCGCCGTCCTCGACGATCTCATCAAGCCGCTCGAGCGCCTCGGCTACATCTCTGTCTGGCCGGGTAACCAGCACGTCTGGGTTGTCGTTCCACCGATGCGCTACACTGACGGTGAGGACATCGTCAAGCCCGCAGAGAAAGTACCGGCGTAG
- a CDS encoding SWIM zinc finger family protein, whose amino-acid sequence MSTFPQSTDVEPLDFLTERDDQTGSWTRAHPDDALIEPFGRFGYKVTLRGGDDVHYCALGLEDGEYTGRCDCKGWQYHDGPCAHLCTLRKAHFLGQIDVTETDGSLEDEHEMHHATGEHFDGERFDTVVEKAQAQEVARR is encoded by the coding sequence ATGAGTACGTTCCCACAATCTACCGACGTCGAACCTCTCGACTTTCTGACCGAACGCGACGATCAGACGGGATCGTGGACTCGAGCGCACCCCGACGACGCACTGATCGAACCGTTCGGTCGGTTCGGCTACAAGGTAACGCTACGCGGCGGTGACGACGTCCACTATTGCGCACTCGGTCTCGAAGACGGGGAGTACACCGGCCGGTGCGACTGCAAAGGCTGGCAGTACCACGACGGGCCGTGTGCGCACCTCTGCACGCTTCGGAAGGCCCACTTCCTCGGTCAGATCGACGTCACCGAGACCGACGGTAGCCTCGAGGACGAGCACGAGATGCACCACGCGACGGGCGAACACTTCGACGGCGAGCGGTTCGACACCGTGGTCGAAAAGGCACAAGCGCAGGAGGTGGCCCGCCGATGA
- a CDS encoding heavy-metal-associated domain-containing protein, translating into MAVVSTYQIEVSDMMCNGCEDTIQDELRRANGVNRVSANFIEGTVEIEGGDHIDREKLVGIVNELGFSAE; encoded by the coding sequence ATGGCAGTAGTCTCAACCTACCAGATAGAAGTATCTGACATGATGTGCAACGGTTGCGAAGACACGATACAGGACGAGTTACGCCGCGCCAACGGCGTCAATCGTGTCAGTGCGAACTTCATCGAGGGAACAGTCGAGATCGAGGGTGGCGATCACATCGACCGCGAGAAACTGGTCGGCATCGTCAACGAACTCGGGTTCAGCGCCGAGTGA
- a CDS encoding MazG nucleotide pyrophosphohydrolase domain-containing protein, with protein MDEQRKVAAFVREHELEAPPAYRLLDLVSEVGEVAKDATESTDYGESPTDLEIRSDEIGDVLFALLALADAVEIDASDALDDALEKYDERIAESDTASSGN; from the coding sequence ATGGACGAACAACGGAAGGTAGCCGCATTCGTCCGGGAACACGAACTTGAGGCGCCACCGGCGTATCGACTCCTCGACCTCGTCTCGGAGGTCGGTGAAGTCGCGAAGGACGCGACCGAATCGACCGACTACGGCGAGTCGCCGACAGACCTCGAGATTCGTTCGGACGAGATCGGCGACGTGCTGTTTGCACTCCTCGCGCTCGCGGACGCAGTCGAGATCGACGCGAGTGACGCACTCGACGACGCACTCGAGAAGTACGACGAGCGAATCGCCGAATCAGACACCGCCTCGTCCGGTAACTGA
- a CDS encoding OsmC family protein: MSESELTERFQVSANAVSDTKTTVETRGFEFVVDEPAPLGGTNDGPNPVEYLLGAWAGCLNVVAHTVAEEYAFELEDVQVDLAGELNPARFLGLSDDPRAGYQEIEVTISVDTDADEATLEEWAGEVEERCPVGDNVQNATPATVDVETI; the protein is encoded by the coding sequence ATGAGCGAATCGGAGCTGACCGAACGCTTCCAGGTATCGGCGAACGCGGTGAGCGACACGAAGACGACCGTCGAGACGCGGGGCTTCGAGTTCGTCGTCGACGAACCCGCCCCCCTCGGCGGTACGAACGACGGCCCGAACCCCGTCGAATACTTGCTCGGGGCCTGGGCCGGCTGTCTCAACGTCGTCGCCCACACCGTCGCCGAGGAGTACGCGTTCGAACTCGAGGACGTCCAGGTCGACCTCGCAGGCGAACTGAACCCGGCCAGGTTTCTCGGACTGTCCGACGACCCTCGAGCAGGCTACCAGGAGATCGAGGTGACGATCTCGGTCGACACCGACGCCGACGAGGCCACGCTCGAGGAGTGGGCCGGGGAGGTCGAAGAGCGCTGTCCCGTCGGCGACAACGTCCAGAACGCGACGCCTGCTACTGTCGACGTCGAGACCATCTGA
- a CDS encoding helix-turn-helix transcriptional regulator, with protein MVFNTLWARLSSLWRADSTDEESSETESDATEGDEPDRADGDETLSYAEQVEYSSDERELSDEDKVLRLLVKRGGRVDEATIVDETGWSKERLQRVVDEMEADDQISAITVGRKRVICRRGFEPKGYRSHLGE; from the coding sequence ATGGTATTTAACACGTTATGGGCCCGTCTCTCGTCTCTCTGGCGAGCGGACTCGACAGACGAGGAGTCGTCAGAAACCGAGTCCGACGCGACCGAGGGAGACGAACCGGACCGGGCAGACGGCGACGAGACGTTGAGCTACGCCGAACAGGTCGAGTACAGTTCGGACGAACGAGAACTCTCGGACGAAGACAAGGTCCTCCGCCTCCTCGTCAAACGCGGCGGCCGAGTCGACGAAGCGACGATCGTCGACGAAACGGGCTGGTCGAAAGAGCGCCTCCAGCGCGTCGTCGACGAGATGGAAGCTGACGATCAGATCAGCGCGATCACCGTCGGTCGCAAACGCGTCATCTGCCGTCGCGGCTTCGAGCCCAAGGGCTACCGCTCCCACCTTGGCGAGTGA
- a CDS encoding SelT/SelW/SelH family protein, translating into MTTVQIEYCVPCGFLNRAEDVQHALLTNFGQELEAVTLRTGDHGVFTVHVDDEKVFDKADDEFDVDEIVRSVRERL; encoded by the coding sequence ATGACGACCGTTCAGATCGAGTACTGCGTCCCGTGTGGCTTCCTGAACCGGGCCGAAGACGTCCAGCACGCGCTGTTGACTAACTTCGGCCAGGAACTCGAGGCCGTCACCCTCCGAACCGGCGACCACGGTGTCTTCACCGTCCACGTCGACGACGAGAAGGTGTTCGATAAAGCCGACGACGAGTTCGACGTAGACGAGATCGTTCGATCCGTTCGCGAACGACTGTGA
- the surE gene encoding 5'/3'-nucleotidase SurE, protein MSDSLEIVLTNDDGIDSPGIHALYDALTEVADVTVVAPADDQSAVGRSISSEVDVFEHDLGYALEGTPADCVVAGVGELGPNPSPDLVVSGCNRGANLGEYVIGRSGTVSAAVEAAFFDVPAIAASLYVPAGDGSYRDVEITREDFAEAARATRYLVERAPDAGVFERASVLNVNAPLPDGEPAPLEVTRPSTRYEMDASLDGDSVVLQDRIWERMDVESLPDPDGTDRRAVVEGRISVSPLGVPQASAHHDELATLADSYADAVPEPWR, encoded by the coding sequence ATGAGCGACTCCCTCGAGATCGTGCTCACGAACGACGACGGGATCGACAGCCCCGGCATCCACGCGCTGTACGACGCGCTTACCGAGGTCGCCGACGTGACCGTCGTCGCACCGGCAGACGACCAGAGCGCCGTCGGCCGGTCGATTTCGAGTGAGGTCGACGTCTTCGAACACGACCTGGGCTACGCGCTCGAGGGGACGCCCGCCGACTGCGTCGTCGCTGGCGTGGGCGAACTCGGGCCGAACCCGAGTCCGGACCTCGTCGTCTCTGGCTGTAACCGGGGGGCCAATCTCGGAGAGTACGTCATCGGCCGATCGGGGACGGTCAGCGCGGCCGTCGAAGCGGCGTTCTTCGACGTCCCTGCGATCGCGGCGTCGCTGTACGTCCCCGCGGGCGATGGCTCATACCGCGACGTCGAGATCACGCGTGAGGACTTCGCCGAGGCCGCACGCGCGACCAGGTATCTCGTCGAACGCGCGCCCGACGCCGGCGTCTTCGAACGTGCCTCCGTCCTCAACGTCAACGCGCCCCTCCCCGACGGCGAGCCGGCTCCACTCGAGGTCACTCGCCCCTCGACGCGCTACGAGATGGACGCCTCGCTCGACGGCGACTCCGTCGTCCTCCAGGATCGCATCTGGGAGCGGATGGACGTCGAGTCGCTCCCCGATCCGGACGGCACCGACCGTCGTGCCGTCGTCGAGGGCCGGATCAGCGTCTCTCCGCTCGGCGTCCCGCAGGCGAGTGCCCACCACGACGAACTCGCCACGCTCGCCGATTCGTATGCCGACGCCGTCCCCGAGCCGTGGCGGTGA